In a single window of the Limnohabitans sp. 2KL-27 genome:
- a CDS encoding glycerol-3-phosphate dehydrogenase/oxidase → MRRSDNSTLGVGVRLSIGPGPGQGLDEVLSPALAASAAPLLTRREALLDRLTAPRVWDLVVVGGGATGLGVALQAAREGLKVALLEAQDFAQGTSSRSTKLVHGGVRYLAQGHWPLVREALHERRGLLERAPHLAQPLAFVMPTYRRGDQAFYGVGLKLYEWLAASASLGKTRFLNAQVTQASIPGVRSEGLRGGVEYWDGQFDDARLALALARSAAREGACVVNHVAVGGLLYENGRVAGVQAKDAEQGLAFDLKAACVINATGVWVDGLRLADGRQRDQPMTRLVTPSQGVHLVVDASFWPGDKALLVPKTADGRVLFAVPWLGKVLLGTTDTARLDAPSEPRPASEEVDWILKEAGRYLRKAPGRQDVLSAWAGLRPLVQVDSPSSSPSAKTQKISREHHVEVTGSGLVTVTGGKWTTYSVMAHDVLKQARRLVGLKAPLKTLAKEYPLIGAPNQDAGAHPLTGPGGAHLYGSEQCWLGSLPGAQVVLAPGLTEAMVRFAARFEYARSVEDVLARRSRCLFLDAALAKAVAPKVAYILRQELAIDPNLEAFQALADAYGRCP, encoded by the coding sequence ATGCGGCGCAGCGACAACAGCACCTTGGGCGTTGGCGTGAGGCTGTCGATCGGTCCCGGGCCTGGGCAAGGGCTTGACGAGGTGTTGAGCCCCGCATTGGCGGCATCTGCCGCGCCTTTGCTGACCCGGCGAGAGGCGCTGCTGGACCGTTTGACCGCGCCCCGGGTTTGGGATTTGGTGGTCGTCGGAGGCGGTGCAACGGGTTTGGGGGTCGCTTTGCAGGCTGCACGTGAAGGCTTGAAGGTGGCATTGCTGGAAGCCCAAGACTTTGCACAAGGCACATCCTCGAGATCGACCAAGCTGGTGCATGGTGGCGTGCGCTATTTGGCCCAAGGCCATTGGCCATTGGTGAGGGAGGCGCTGCACGAAAGGCGTGGTTTGCTGGAGCGGGCGCCCCATCTGGCTCAACCACTGGCCTTTGTCATGCCCACTTACCGCCGCGGTGATCAGGCGTTTTACGGGGTGGGGCTCAAACTGTACGAATGGTTGGCTGCCTCGGCCAGCTTGGGCAAAACCCGTTTTCTGAATGCGCAGGTGACGCAGGCGTCCATACCGGGTGTTCGCTCTGAAGGTTTGCGTGGGGGGGTGGAGTATTGGGATGGCCAATTTGACGATGCTCGCCTGGCCTTGGCTTTGGCCCGTTCAGCGGCCCGCGAAGGGGCGTGCGTGGTCAACCATGTTGCTGTCGGCGGACTTCTTTATGAAAACGGTCGTGTGGCGGGTGTACAGGCGAAAGACGCCGAGCAGGGCTTGGCATTTGATTTGAAGGCGGCCTGTGTGATCAACGCCACGGGTGTCTGGGTGGATGGGCTGCGGCTGGCCGATGGGCGTCAACGCGATCAGCCAATGACCCGCTTGGTGACGCCCAGCCAAGGTGTTCACTTGGTCGTTGACGCCTCCTTTTGGCCGGGCGACAAAGCCTTGCTGGTCCCCAAAACGGCGGATGGGCGTGTGCTTTTTGCAGTGCCTTGGCTTGGCAAGGTTTTGCTGGGCACCACGGATACCGCCCGACTTGATGCGCCCAGCGAACCCCGTCCAGCCAGCGAAGAGGTCGATTGGATCTTGAAAGAGGCGGGTCGGTACTTGCGAAAGGCGCCCGGTCGACAGGATGTTTTGAGCGCGTGGGCAGGTCTTCGCCCCCTGGTGCAGGTGGACTCGCCGTCATCTTCACCGAGTGCGAAGACCCAAAAAATCAGTCGCGAACACCATGTCGAGGTGACCGGTTCCGGTTTGGTGACTGTCACGGGTGGCAAATGGACCACTTACAGCGTCATGGCGCACGACGTGTTGAAGCAGGCCCGGCGCTTGGTGGGGCTCAAGGCCCCTTTGAAGACCTTGGCAAAAGAGTACCCGTTGATAGGTGCACCAAACCAGGATGCGGGGGCGCACCCACTCACGGGGCCTGGGGGCGCGCATTTGTACGGCTCAGAGCAATGCTGGCTGGGGTCTTTGCCGGGTGCCCAAGTGGTCCTTGCTCCAGGTCTGACCGAGGCCATGGTGAGGTTTGCGGCGCGTTTTGAATATGCGCGCAGCGTGGAAGATGTCCTGGCCAGAAGGTCCCGCTGCCTGTTCCTGGATGCGGCATTGGCCAAAGCGGTCGCCCCCAAAGTGGCGTACATCCTGCGCCAAGAACTGGCCATCGACCCGAACCTGGAGGCATTTCAGGCGCTTGCCGACGCCTATGGCCGTTGCCCATGA
- the rplN gene encoding 50S ribosomal protein L14 produces MIQTESRLDVADNTGAKSVLCIKVLGGSKRRYASVGDIIKVSIKEAAPRGRVKKGEIYSAVVVRTAKGIRRGDGSLIKFDGNAAVLLNAKLEPIGTRIFGPVTRELRTEKFMKIVSLAPEVL; encoded by the coding sequence ATGATCCAGACAGAATCTCGGTTGGATGTGGCCGACAACACCGGCGCCAAGTCCGTGCTGTGCATCAAGGTGCTCGGCGGGTCCAAGCGTCGCTATGCAAGTGTTGGCGACATCATCAAAGTGAGCATCAAAGAAGCCGCTCCACGTGGTCGCGTCAAAAAAGGCGAGATTTACAGTGCTGTGGTGGTTCGCACTGCCAAGGGCATCCGCCGTGGCGATGGTTCGCTCATCAAATTCGATGGCAACGCCGCTGTGTTGCTGAACGCCAAGTTGGAGCCCATCGGCACCCGCATCTTCGGCCCGGTCACGCGTGAACTGCGTACCGAGAAGTTCATGAAGATCGTGTCCCTGGCTCCTGAAGTACTGTAA
- the rplX gene encoding 50S ribosomal protein L24 produces the protein MNKIRTGDEVIVITGRDKGKRGKVSSRASDSHLLIDGINIVKKHAKPNPMKGTTGGIIEKAMPIHQSNVAIFNAATGKADRVGIKLQADGKRVRVYKSSGEEIKVA, from the coding sequence ATGAACAAGATTCGCACAGGCGACGAAGTCATCGTCATCACAGGTCGTGACAAGGGCAAGCGCGGCAAAGTGTCGTCGCGCGCCAGCGACTCTCACCTGCTGATTGATGGTATCAACATCGTCAAAAAACACGCCAAGCCAAACCCTATGAAGGGCACAACTGGCGGCATCATCGAAAAGGCCATGCCGATTCACCAATCCAATGTGGCGATTTTCAACGCTGCAACAGGCAAGGCTGATCGCGTGGGCATCAAGTTGCAGGCTGACGGCAAGCGCGTTCGCGTTTACAAGTCCAGCGGCGAAGAAATCAAGGTGGCATGA
- the rplE gene encoding 50S ribosomal protein L5, whose protein sequence is MARLQQLFREKIAADLTAKFGYTSPMQVPRITKITLNMGVSEAVADKKVMDHAVSDLTKIAGQKPVVTKAKKAIAGFKIREQQPIGCMVTLRGVQMYEFLDRFVTVALPRVRDFRGISGRAFDGRGNYNIGVKEQIIFPEIEYDKVDALRGLNISITTTAKSDEECKALLAAFRFPFKN, encoded by the coding sequence ATGGCACGTTTGCAACAACTCTTCCGCGAGAAAATCGCTGCTGACCTGACAGCCAAATTTGGCTACACGTCACCCATGCAGGTGCCTCGCATCACCAAGATCACCCTGAACATGGGTGTGTCTGAGGCGGTGGCTGACAAAAAAGTCATGGACCACGCTGTGAGTGACCTGACCAAGATTGCGGGCCAAAAGCCTGTGGTCACCAAGGCCAAGAAAGCCATTGCCGGTTTCAAAATCCGTGAACAACAGCCCATCGGCTGCATGGTGACACTGCGTGGCGTTCAGATGTATGAATTCCTGGACCGTTTCGTGACCGTGGCATTGCCCCGCGTTCGTGACTTCCGTGGAATTTCTGGCCGTGCCTTTGATGGCCGCGGCAACTACAACATCGGCGTGAAAGAGCAGATCATTTTCCCTGAGATTGAGTACGACAAGGTGGATGCCTTGCGCGGTCTCAATATCAGCATCACCACAACGGCCAAGTCTGACGAAGAGTGCAAAGCTCTTTTGGCAGCTTTCCGCTTCCCCTTCAAGAACTGA
- the rpsN gene encoding 30S ribosomal protein S14 produces the protein MAKVALIERELKREKLAAKYAKKYAELKAIANDAKRSDEERAAARLGLQKLPRNANPTRQRNRCEITGRPRGTFRQFGLGRAKIRELAFAGNIPGVTKASW, from the coding sequence GTGGCTAAAGTAGCTTTGATCGAGCGCGAGCTCAAGCGTGAAAAACTGGCGGCCAAGTACGCGAAAAAATACGCGGAATTGAAAGCCATCGCCAACGATGCCAAGCGCAGCGATGAAGAGCGTGCAGCTGCCCGTCTGGGTCTGCAAAAGCTCCCGCGCAACGCCAACCCGACCCGCCAACGCAACCGCTGTGAAATCACCGGTCGCCCACGCGGTACGTTCCGTCAATTTGGTCTGGGTCGCGCCAAGATCCGTGAATTAGCCTTTGCAGGCAACATTCCGGGCGTGACCAAGGCCAGCTGGTAA
- the rpsH gene encoding 30S ribosomal protein S8, producing the protein MSMSDPIADLLTRIRNAQMVSKANVLVPSSKVKVAIAQVLKDEGYIDGFQVKTEDGKATLEIALKYYAGRPVIERIERVSRPGLRVYKGRDAIPQVQNGLGVAIVTTPQGVMTDRKARAVGVGGEVLCYVA; encoded by the coding sequence ATGAGCATGAGTGATCCTATTGCCGATCTGTTGACCCGCATCCGCAACGCACAAATGGTGTCAAAAGCCAATGTGTTGGTTCCATCTTCCAAGGTGAAGGTGGCCATCGCCCAAGTGCTGAAAGATGAAGGCTACATTGACGGCTTCCAAGTCAAAACCGAAGATGGCAAGGCCACCCTCGAAATCGCCCTGAAGTATTACGCTGGCCGCCCGGTCATCGAGCGTATCGAGCGCGTGAGCCGCCCTGGCCTGCGCGTGTACAAAGGCCGTGATGCTATTCCTCAAGTCCAAAACGGCTTGGGCGTGGCCATCGTCACCACACCCCAAGGTGTGATGACCGATCGCAAAGCGCGTGCAGTCGGTGTCGGCGGCGAAGTGCTGTGCTACGTCGCTTAA
- the rplF gene encoding 50S ribosomal protein L6, giving the protein MSRVGKMPVTIPAGVDVSINATQISVKGAGGQLAIAANTLVTVNNEGGKLSFAPANDSREANAMSGTLRQLVSNMVTGVTKGFEKKLNLIGVGYKAAASGAKLNLAVGYSHPVNIDMPAGITVATPSATEIVIKGADRQRVGQIAAEIRAVRPPEPYKGKGIRYSDEKITIKETKKK; this is encoded by the coding sequence ATGTCCCGCGTAGGAAAAATGCCTGTGACCATCCCCGCTGGTGTGGATGTGTCGATCAATGCAACACAAATCAGTGTGAAGGGCGCTGGTGGTCAATTGGCCATCGCTGCCAACACACTGGTGACCGTGAACAACGAAGGAGGCAAACTGAGTTTTGCGCCTGCCAATGATTCACGTGAAGCCAACGCCATGAGCGGCACCTTGCGTCAGCTGGTGAGCAACATGGTGACTGGCGTGACCAAAGGTTTCGAAAAGAAGCTGAACCTGATCGGCGTGGGTTACAAAGCGGCGGCCTCTGGCGCCAAATTGAACCTGGCTGTGGGTTACTCACACCCCGTCAACATCGACATGCCAGCTGGCATCACGGTGGCCACTCCCAGCGCGACTGAAATCGTGATCAAGGGTGCTGACCGTCAACGTGTTGGCCAAATTGCTGCTGAGATCCGTGCTGTTCGTCCACCCGAGCCTTACAAAGGCAAGGGCATCCGTTATTCGGATGAGAAGATCACGATCAAAGAGACCAAGAAGAAATAA
- the rplR gene encoding 50S ribosomal protein L18 translates to MLTKKEQRLRRARQTRIRIAQQGVARLTVSRTNLHIYASVISGCGTKVLASASTAEAEVRTALGAAGKGGNAAAATVIGKRIAEKAKAAGVEKVAFDRAGFAYHGRVKALAEAAREAGLQF, encoded by the coding sequence ATGTTGACCAAGAAAGAGCAGCGTCTGCGTCGTGCACGCCAAACACGCATCCGCATTGCACAGCAAGGCGTGGCCCGTTTGACTGTGAGCCGCACCAACTTGCACATCTACGCCAGCGTCATTTCTGGCTGTGGAACCAAAGTGTTGGCCAGTGCCTCCACTGCCGAAGCCGAAGTGCGCACGGCATTGGGTGCAGCGGGCAAAGGCGGCAATGCCGCAGCAGCCACCGTCATCGGCAAGCGCATCGCTGAAAAAGCAAAAGCTGCTGGTGTTGAGAAGGTCGCCTTCGACCGCGCAGGTTTCGCTTACCACGGTCGTGTCAAGGCTTTGGCCGAAGCAGCCCGTGAAGCAGGTCTGCAGTTCTAA
- the rpsE gene encoding 30S ribosomal protein S5, whose protein sequence is MAKFTAKPQSDGPEDGLREKMIAVNRVTKVVKGGRILGFAALTVVGDGDGKVGMGKGKSKEVPAAVQKAMEEARRNLAKVHLKNGTIHHAVNGHHGAARVMMAPAPKGTGIIAGGPMRAVFEVVGITDIVAKSHGSSNPYNMVRATLDALSNCTTASNVAAKRGKSVEELFG, encoded by the coding sequence ATGGCTAAATTTACAGCAAAACCGCAGAGCGACGGTCCTGAAGACGGTCTGCGCGAAAAGATGATCGCGGTCAACCGCGTGACCAAGGTGGTCAAGGGTGGCCGTATCCTGGGTTTCGCCGCATTGACTGTGGTCGGTGATGGCGATGGCAAAGTGGGCATGGGCAAGGGCAAATCGAAAGAAGTGCCGGCAGCTGTGCAAAAAGCGATGGAAGAAGCCCGTCGCAACCTGGCCAAAGTTCACCTCAAGAACGGCACCATTCACCACGCGGTGAACGGTCACCACGGCGCTGCACGCGTCATGATGGCGCCTGCACCCAAGGGTACCGGCATCATCGCGGGTGGTCCTATGCGTGCGGTGTTCGAAGTGGTGGGTATCACCGACATCGTGGCCAAGAGCCATGGCTCGTCCAACCCTTACAACATGGTTCGTGCCACTTTGGACGCTTTGTCCAATTGCACAACAGCATCCAACGTGGCTGCCAAGCGTGGCAAGTCGGTTGAAGAGTTGTTTGGCTGA
- the rpmD gene encoding 50S ribosomal protein L30, whose protein sequence is MTTQSTVKVQLVRSPIGTKESHRATVRGLGLRKLNSVSELQDTPAVRGMINKISYLVKVL, encoded by the coding sequence ATGACGACACAATCCACCGTGAAAGTCCAACTGGTTCGCAGCCCGATTGGTACCAAAGAGTCTCACCGCGCCACCGTGCGTGGCCTGGGCTTGCGCAAGCTGAACTCTGTGAGCGAGTTGCAAGACACGCCCGCAGTGCGCGGCATGATCAACAAGATCAGCTACCTGGTCAAAGTTCTCTAA
- the rplO gene encoding 50S ribosomal protein L15 — protein sequence MELNSIKPAEGSKHAPRRVGRGIGSGLGKTAGRGHKGQKSRSGGYHKVGFEGGQMPLQRRLPKRGFKSHLLKYNAEITLTTLSRLDLAEVDVLALKQAGLVSQMAKVVKVINTGELTKAVKLTGIGATAGAKVAIEAAGGSVA from the coding sequence ATGGAACTCAATAGCATCAAGCCCGCAGAAGGCTCCAAGCACGCGCCACGTCGCGTGGGCCGTGGTATCGGTTCGGGTCTGGGTAAAACCGCCGGACGCGGTCACAAAGGTCAAAAATCCCGTTCGGGTGGCTACCACAAGGTGGGCTTTGAAGGCGGTCAAATGCCTTTGCAGCGCCGCTTGCCCAAGCGTGGTTTCAAATCACATTTGCTGAAGTACAACGCAGAAATCACACTGACCACCTTGTCTCGTTTGGACTTGGCAGAAGTGGACGTCTTGGCATTGAAACAAGCCGGTCTGGTTTCTCAAATGGCCAAAGTGGTCAAAGTGATCAACACAGGTGAGTTGACCAAAGCCGTCAAGTTGACCGGTATTGGCGCGACTGCTGGTGCCAAAGTGGCCATTGAGGCTGCTGGCGGCTCTGTTGCCTGA
- the secY gene encoding preprotein translocase subunit SecY has product MATSANSTAKTDKFGDLRRRLLFLLLALVVYRAGAHIPVPGIDPDQLKQLFNGQQGGILNLFNMFSGGALSRFTVFALGIMPYISASIVMQLLTYVLPTFEQLKKEGEAGRRKITQYTRFGALGLAIFQSFGIAVALEASAGLVINPGMGFRMTAVVSLTAGAMFLMWLGEQITERGLGNGISILIFAGIAAGLPSALGGLFELVRTGAMNPLVSMMIIVVVALVTYFVVFVERGQRKILVNYARRQVGNKVYGGQSSHLPLKLNMAGVIPPIFASSIILLPATLMGWFTSGSSESVVVRFFKDVASALAPGQPVYVMFYAAAIIFFCFFYTALVFNSRETADNLKKSGAFIPGIRPGDQTAKYIDKILLRLTAVGAAYITFVCLLPEFLILKYNVPFYFGGTSLLIIVVVTMDFMAQVQNYLMSQQYDSLLKKASFKS; this is encoded by the coding sequence GTGGCAACCAGCGCTAATTCAACAGCCAAAACAGACAAGTTCGGTGACCTGCGTCGCCGGCTGCTGTTCTTGCTGCTCGCGCTGGTGGTTTACCGTGCGGGTGCTCACATTCCGGTCCCTGGCATTGACCCTGATCAGCTCAAGCAGTTGTTCAATGGCCAGCAAGGCGGCATCCTGAACCTGTTCAACATGTTCTCGGGTGGCGCTTTGTCGCGGTTTACCGTGTTTGCGCTGGGGATCATGCCTTACATCTCTGCGTCCATTGTGATGCAGCTGTTGACTTATGTATTGCCTACCTTCGAGCAATTGAAGAAAGAAGGCGAAGCGGGACGTCGAAAAATCACCCAATACACCCGTTTTGGTGCCTTGGGTTTGGCGATCTTTCAGTCTTTCGGAATTGCTGTAGCACTTGAGGCTTCTGCCGGTTTGGTGATCAACCCAGGCATGGGTTTCCGGATGACGGCTGTTGTGAGTTTGACTGCAGGCGCCATGTTCTTGATGTGGTTGGGTGAGCAGATCACCGAACGCGGTTTGGGCAACGGTATCTCGATCCTCATCTTTGCTGGCATTGCCGCTGGATTGCCCAGTGCATTGGGTGGCTTGTTTGAATTGGTGCGCACAGGGGCCATGAACCCATTGGTCTCGATGATGATCATTGTGGTGGTCGCGCTGGTCACTTACTTTGTGGTCTTCGTTGAACGCGGTCAGCGCAAAATTTTGGTCAATTACGCACGCCGTCAGGTAGGCAACAAAGTGTATGGCGGGCAGTCATCCCACTTGCCACTCAAACTGAACATGGCGGGTGTGATTCCTCCAATTTTTGCTTCGTCGATCATTCTGCTCCCAGCGACCTTGATGGGCTGGTTCACCTCCGGCTCTTCCGAAAGTGTCGTCGTTCGCTTCTTTAAAGATGTGGCGAGTGCTTTGGCACCAGGACAGCCCGTGTATGTGATGTTCTACGCCGCTGCGATCATTTTCTTCTGTTTCTTTTACACAGCGTTGGTGTTCAACAGCCGTGAAACAGCTGACAACTTGAAGAAAAGCGGGGCTTTCATCCCTGGCATTCGCCCTGGTGATCAGACTGCCAAGTACATCGACAAGATTTTGCTGCGTTTGACTGCAGTGGGTGCGGCTTACATCACGTTTGTGTGTTTGCTGCCAGAGTTTTTGATTCTGAAATACAATGTTCCGTTTTACTTTGGCGGTACCTCTTTGCTGATCATCGTGGTCGTGACCATGGATTTCATGGCACAAGTACAAAACTACTTGATGTCTCAACAATACGATTCGCTTTTGAAAAAGGCGAGTTTCAAGTCCTGA
- the rpmJ gene encoding 50S ribosomal protein L36 has product MRVSASVKKICRNCKIIRRKGVVRVICTDPRHKQRQG; this is encoded by the coding sequence ATGAGAGTTTCGGCTTCGGTGAAAAAAATTTGCCGCAACTGCAAGATCATTCGCCGTAAAGGCGTTGTTCGTGTGATCTGCACAGATCCACGTCACAAGCAGCGTCAAGGCTGA
- the rpsM gene encoding 30S ribosomal protein S13 has translation MARIAGINIPPHKHAEIGLTAIFGIGRTRARQICEASGIAYSKKIKDLTDADLEKIRDQIAVFTIEGDLRRETTMNIKRLMDIGCYRGFRHRRGLPMRGQRTRTNARTRKGPRKGAAALKK, from the coding sequence ATGGCACGTATCGCTGGCATCAACATTCCGCCGCACAAACATGCTGAAATTGGCTTGACAGCCATCTTCGGTATTGGTCGCACCCGCGCTCGACAAATTTGCGAAGCCTCTGGCATCGCTTATTCCAAAAAGATCAAAGATCTGACGGACGCTGATCTCGAAAAAATTCGCGATCAAATCGCAGTTTTCACCATCGAAGGTGATCTGCGTCGCGAAACAACCATGAACATCAAGCGTTTGATGGACATCGGTTGCTACCGCGGTTTCCGTCATCGTCGTGGCTTGCCCATGCGCGGTCAGCGTACACGCACCAATGCACGCACTCGCAAGGGTCCGCGCAAAGGCGCAGCGGCTCTGAAGAAATAA
- the rpsK gene encoding 30S ribosomal protein S11, whose translation MAKAQSNSASQRVRKKVRKNIADGIAHVHASFNNTIITITDRQGNALSWASSGGQGFKGSRKSTPFAAQVASEVAGRAAQEQGIKNLDVEIKGPGPGRESSVRALGALGIRITSIADVTPVPHNGCRPQKRRRI comes from the coding sequence ATGGCTAAAGCACAATCCAACAGCGCATCGCAACGTGTTCGCAAAAAAGTCCGCAAGAACATTGCGGACGGCATTGCACACGTGCACGCGTCTTTCAACAACACCATCATCACGATCACCGACCGTCAGGGTAATGCCTTGTCGTGGGCTTCTTCGGGTGGCCAAGGTTTCAAGGGTTCACGCAAGTCGACACCTTTTGCAGCCCAAGTCGCTTCTGAGGTCGCAGGTCGTGCTGCGCAAGAACAAGGCATCAAAAACTTGGACGTCGAAATCAAGGGTCCTGGCCCTGGTCGCGAGTCTTCGGTTCGTGCCCTGGGTGCATTGGGTATCCGCATCACTTCGATCGCCGACGTGACACCGGTGCCGCACAACGGTTGCCGCCCTCAGAAGCGTCGTCGTATCTAA
- the rpsD gene encoding 30S ribosomal protein S4 — protein sequence MARYLGPKAKLSRREGTDLFLKSARRSIADKSKFDSKPGQHGRTSGQRTSDYGLQLREKQKVKRMYGVLEKQFRRYFAEADRRKGNTGSNLLGLLECRLDNVVYRMGFGSTRAEARQMVSHKAITVNGQSVNIPSYLVKAGDVIAVREKSKKQNRVVEALQLALQVGMPAWVEVNADKAEGTFKKVPDRDEFAADINESLIVELYSR from the coding sequence GTGGCACGCTACCTCGGCCCCAAGGCCAAACTCTCCCGCCGTGAAGGCACTGACTTGTTCCTCAAGAGCGCCCGTCGCTCGATTGCGGACAAGTCTAAATTTGATTCGAAGCCTGGCCAACACGGCCGCACTTCTGGTCAGCGCACATCAGATTACGGTCTGCAATTGCGCGAAAAGCAAAAAGTCAAGCGCATGTACGGTGTGCTGGAGAAGCAGTTCCGCCGTTATTTCGCAGAAGCCGATCGCCGCAAGGGCAACACAGGTTCCAACTTGTTGGGATTGTTGGAGTGCCGTCTCGACAACGTCGTCTACCGCATGGGCTTTGGCTCCACACGTGCTGAAGCACGTCAGATGGTGTCACACAAGGCCATCACGGTGAATGGTCAGTCAGTGAACATCCCTTCATACTTGGTCAAGGCCGGTGATGTGATCGCTGTTCGCGAAAAATCCAAGAAGCAAAACCGTGTGGTTGAAGCTTTGCAACTGGCTTTGCAAGTGGGCATGCCTGCTTGGGTTGAAGTCAATGCCGACAAGGCAGAAGGCACCTTCAAAAAGGTTCCTGATCGTGATGAATTCGCTGCAGACATCAACGAATCGCTGATCGTCGAACTGTACTCGCGTTAA
- the rpoA gene encoding DNA-directed RNA polymerase subunit alpha translates to MQTNLLKPKAIQVEQLAANRAKVTLEPFERGYGHTLGNALRRVLLSSMVGYSATEVTIAGVVHEYSSIDGVQEDVVNILLNLKGVVFKLHNRDEVTLSLRKDGEGAVTAADIQTPHDVEIINPEHVIANLSHGGKLDMQIKVEKGRGYVPGTMRRFADEPTKALGRIVLDASFSPVKRVSYTVESARVEQRTDLDKLVIEIETNGAITAEDAVRSSAKILVEQLAVFAQLEGSELSAFNEPAQRGGAGSFDPILLRPVDELELTVRSANCLKAENIYYIGDLIQRTENELLKTPNLGRKSLNEIKEVLASRGLTLGMKLEAWPPAGLEKR, encoded by the coding sequence ATGCAAACCAATCTGTTGAAACCCAAAGCCATCCAAGTCGAGCAATTGGCTGCCAACCGTGCAAAAGTCACGCTGGAGCCTTTCGAGCGCGGCTATGGCCACACGCTTGGCAACGCGCTGCGTCGCGTTTTGTTGTCCTCTATGGTGGGTTACTCCGCCACTGAAGTCACCATCGCTGGCGTGGTGCACGAATATTCTTCCATTGATGGTGTCCAAGAGGATGTGGTCAACATTTTGTTGAACCTCAAGGGCGTGGTGTTCAAACTCCACAACCGCGATGAAGTGACGCTGAGCTTGCGCAAGGATGGCGAAGGCGCCGTGACTGCCGCAGATATCCAGACGCCCCATGACGTGGAAATCATCAATCCTGAGCACGTGATCGCCAATTTGTCGCACGGCGGCAAACTGGACATGCAGATCAAGGTTGAAAAAGGTCGTGGTTACGTGCCAGGCACCATGCGTCGTTTTGCTGACGAGCCCACAAAGGCCTTGGGCCGTATTGTTCTGGATGCGTCATTTTCGCCCGTCAAGCGCGTGAGCTACACCGTCGAAAGCGCCCGTGTTGAGCAGCGTACCGATCTGGACAAACTGGTCATCGAGATTGAAACCAACGGCGCGATCACGGCAGAAGATGCAGTGCGTTCCTCGGCCAAGATCTTGGTCGAGCAATTGGCTGTTTTCGCGCAACTTGAAGGCAGCGAATTGTCTGCGTTCAATGAGCCAGCGCAGCGCGGTGGCGCAGGCAGCTTCGATCCGATTTTGTTGCGTCCCGTGGACGAGCTCGAACTCACCGTTCGTTCGGCCAACTGCCTCAAAGCAGAAAACATTTACTACATTGGCGATTTGATCCAACGTACCGAGAATGAATTGCTCAAGACCCCTAACCTGGGTCGCAAGTCACTCAACGAAATCAAAGAAGTCCTGGCTTCCCGCGGTCTGACTTTGGGCATGAAGCTCGAAGCCTGGCCTCCAGCAGGTCTGGAAAAGCGTTAA
- the rplQ gene encoding 50S ribosomal protein L17 — MRHGHGLRKLNRTSEHRLAMLRNMMNSLIEHEVIKTTLPKAKELRRVIEPMITLAKEDSLSNKRLAFNRLRDRDSVVKLFADLGPRFAKRPGGYTRILKMGFRVGDNAPMALVELVDRAETPAATAAE; from the coding sequence ATGCGTCACGGACACGGCCTCCGCAAATTGAACCGCACCAGCGAGCACCGCCTCGCCATGCTGCGCAACATGATGAACTCGCTCATCGAGCACGAAGTCATCAAGACCACACTCCCCAAAGCCAAAGAGCTGCGTCGCGTCATTGAGCCGATGATCACTTTGGCCAAAGAAGACAGCTTGTCCAACAAGCGTTTGGCTTTCAACCGTCTGCGCGACCGTGACAGCGTTGTCAAGTTGTTTGCCGATCTGGGCCCACGTTTTGCCAAGCGTCCTGGTGGTTACACACGCATCCTGAAAATGGGTTTCCGCGTGGGTGACAACGCGCCGATGGCCTTGGTTGAATTGGTCGATCGTGCTGAAACTCCTGCAGCGACAGCAGCAGAGTAA